A genomic region of Nitrospira sp. contains the following coding sequences:
- a CDS encoding type II toxin-antitoxin system RelE/ParE family toxin, producing the protein MASYSLSSKAATDLEGIYEYTILHFGLEQARVYLLGLHARFQMLAEQPTQGRKADELAPGLRRVEYQSHVVFYIPKDHGIRIVRVLHQRMDVTRHV; encoded by the coding sequence ATGGCCAGTTATAGTCTCTCGTCGAAGGCCGCCACCGATCTCGAGGGCATCTACGAATACACGATCCTTCATTTTGGACTGGAACAGGCTCGGGTCTATCTCCTCGGTTTGCACGCGCGGTTCCAGATGCTGGCGGAGCAGCCGACGCAGGGGCGGAAGGCTGATGAACTGGCACCGGGATTGCGGCGGGTTGAGTATCAATCCCACGTAGTCTTTTACATCCCGAAGGACCACGGTATTCGGATCGTGCGTGTGCTGCACCAACGCATGGACGTCACGAGGCATGTGTAG
- a CDS encoding TlyA family RNA methyltransferase, giving the protein MSMNRQRDKDRCDLVLTARGLVQSRDAAVRMVLAGKVRSNGVIVDKPSRVIPVDAVIEMIGETQPFVSRGGEKLEAALDAYSIAPQGLICLDVGCSTGGFTDCLLKRGAAKVYAVDVGYGQFDWRLRQDPRVVLSERTNIRYLPPSAIPDLVDLVVIDVSFISLTKVLPPILPFLRAPARVIALIKPQFEVGKGQVGRGGIVRDDAQRAEVVQRIVQFAADKGLKTMGTVASPIKGKKGNQEILAIFEYETPFHGM; this is encoded by the coding sequence ATGAGTATGAACAGACAACGCGATAAGGATCGTTGTGACCTTGTACTGACGGCTCGGGGATTGGTGCAGAGTCGAGACGCCGCAGTCCGGATGGTGCTTGCGGGAAAGGTCCGAAGTAACGGAGTGATCGTCGACAAACCCTCCAGAGTGATTCCCGTCGATGCGGTCATCGAGATGATCGGTGAGACCCAGCCGTTCGTCAGCCGAGGGGGCGAAAAACTGGAGGCAGCGCTAGACGCCTATTCGATCGCCCCCCAAGGATTGATTTGTCTCGACGTGGGGTGCTCGACCGGAGGGTTCACCGATTGTTTGCTCAAACGAGGGGCTGCGAAGGTCTACGCGGTTGACGTGGGCTACGGGCAATTTGATTGGCGGCTCCGACAAGACCCACGCGTCGTGCTGAGTGAGCGGACCAACATTCGCTATCTGCCTCCGTCTGCCATCCCGGATCTGGTTGATTTAGTCGTCATCGATGTATCGTTTATTTCATTGACGAAGGTGCTTCCACCCATCCTGCCGTTTCTCCGTGCTCCAGCCCGCGTCATTGCCTTGATCAAACCGCAGTTTGAAGTCGGCAAGGGCCAAGTAGGTCGGGGTGGCATCGTGCGTGATGACGCACAGCGAGCAGAGGTTGTTCAGAGAATCGTCCAATTCGCGGCGGACAAGGGGTTGAAGACCATGGGGACGGTCGCCTCTCCCATCAAAGGGAAAAAAGGCAACCAGGAAATATTAGCAATCTTTGAGTACGAGACCCCATTTCATGGTATGTAA
- the xseB gene encoding exodeoxyribonuclease VII small subunit — translation MAGVKFEQAMARLEAIVGELENGDLPLDESLKIFEEGIRLSRNCLKVLEDAERKVEVLVQDTNGKKQLRAFTSDDIDVQGSAEDS, via the coding sequence GTGGCTGGGGTGAAGTTTGAACAAGCGATGGCCAGATTGGAAGCCATTGTGGGTGAATTAGAGAATGGAGATCTGCCCCTGGATGAATCGTTGAAGATTTTCGAGGAGGGCATTCGGCTGTCGAGGAATTGCTTAAAGGTATTGGAAGACGCTGAACGGAAAGTCGAAGTGCTCGTCCAGGATACGAATGGAAAAAAGCAACTACGCGCCTTCACCTCCGATGACATTGATGTCCAGGGTTCCGCTGAAGACTCATAA
- a CDS encoding type II toxin-antitoxin system ParD family antitoxin: protein MGTTRKTITVTEQQDQWIKAQIERGKFTNDSEYIRDLIRRDQDSAKFQTLKDAIQEGLDSGVSDRTVPQIMEGVETRLKANGQL from the coding sequence ATGGGAACTACACGCAAGACGATCACCGTCACGGAGCAACAGGATCAATGGATCAAGGCCCAGATCGAACGTGGCAAGTTCACGAACGACAGCGAATATATCCGCGATTTGATCCGACGCGATCAGGACAGCGCCAAGTTTCAGACGTTGAAGGACGCCATTCAGGAGGGGTTGGATAGCGGCGTCAGTGACCGCACTGTGCCGCAGATTATGGAGGGGGTCGAAACGCGGCTGAAGGCGAATGGCCAGTTATAG
- a CDS encoding TIGR00282 family metallophosphoesterase, whose product MKVLCLGDIMGEPGRRAVARAVPRLVAQHHIDAVIANGENLAGGFGVTPELAEELFDTGISVITTGNHAWDKKEAIDYFDREPRLLRPANYPAGVPGNGSVVIETAGGERLAVLQLMGRVYMPTIDCPFQTAKRELSRLKRETSAIIVEMHAEATSEKMAMGHFLDGEVVAVVGTHTHVQTADEQILPKGTAYITDIGMTGPLHSVIGVKKELAIEKFLTAMPRRFEVASGPSVFCAVLLELDPRLGKVIRFERIRSID is encoded by the coding sequence ATGAAAGTCCTTTGTCTCGGGGACATCATGGGGGAGCCGGGCCGCCGGGCTGTCGCTCGGGCCGTACCTCGGCTGGTCGCGCAGCATCATATTGATGCGGTCATTGCCAATGGTGAAAATCTGGCAGGAGGCTTCGGGGTGACGCCGGAGTTGGCCGAGGAACTGTTCGACACCGGCATCTCGGTGATCACTACCGGAAATCATGCCTGGGATAAAAAAGAGGCGATCGATTATTTTGATCGTGAGCCCCGCTTGTTGCGGCCGGCGAATTATCCGGCGGGCGTCCCTGGAAATGGGAGTGTTGTCATCGAGACCGCAGGCGGTGAGCGGCTGGCCGTCTTACAGTTGATGGGCCGGGTGTATATGCCGACGATCGATTGCCCATTTCAGACGGCAAAACGTGAGCTATCACGGCTGAAGCGCGAGACGTCCGCGATCATCGTTGAGATGCATGCGGAAGCCACGTCTGAAAAGATGGCCATGGGGCATTTCCTGGATGGAGAGGTGGTCGCTGTCGTCGGGACGCATACGCACGTGCAGACGGCCGATGAACAAATCCTGCCGAAGGGCACTGCGTACATCACGGATATCGGCATGACGGGACCGCTCCATTCGGTGATCGGAGTCAAGAAGGAATTGGCGATCGAAAAGTTTTTGACCGCGATGCCGAGGCGGTTTGAAGTCGCATCAGGACCTTCCGTATTTTGCGCGGTTCTGCTTGAGCTCGATCCCCGCCTGGGCAAGGTGATCAGGTTTGAACGCATTCGCAGCATCGATTAG
- a CDS encoding rhodanese, producing MSFVITPKELKSRLDKGDKLVLLDVREPWENQLAKLDNSLLIPLGTLPNSLSQLDKNTEIIAYCHHGMRSGDATGFLLQQGFSNVKNLIGGIDAWSIQVDGSVARY from the coding sequence ATGAGCTTTGTCATCACACCGAAAGAATTGAAGTCGAGACTCGATAAAGGGGATAAACTGGTGCTGTTGGATGTACGGGAGCCTTGGGAAAATCAGCTTGCCAAGCTGGACAACTCTCTCCTCATCCCGCTTGGCACCTTACCCAACTCACTGTCCCAGTTGGACAAAAATACTGAAATTATCGCCTACTGCCATCACGGGATGCGGAGCGGAGATGCCACAGGCTTTCTCCTCCAGCAGGGATTCTCGAACGTGAAGAATTTGATCGGTGGAATCGATGCCTGGTCAATCCAAGTTGATGGGAGCGTCGCTCGATACTGA
- a CDS encoding tetratricopeptide repeat protein, whose translation MNSDECRQAIMMKIATKYRSIHGCGLVVAPILVLALGGGFSYDGYAAQVEPSEQSTVTGCTTAEECFVAAAWPKERLGQALTKDQVVALKLERLRKVMEGFPGTQWAKRAGLLSGVILIDRSPAASLPYLRAAQRDFLVLDDYIRFWIGEALLRLGEAKEAASMFEGVPQAVPDSNLLNQVALRAGEAWYQASSCPEAVSWFAKALNVNDKDPQVAQAWLRSASCSLRENKLAEGQETLKQLWLKFPHTKEAKEAETLLGGNIGGVPWTAAPDTYYERAQAFLGQSLHAEAIEELKKFLARDPTSSHRGEARLKLGIAQVRLKLYDQARETFHALTAERESRADEATVWLARVYLRQGFGEKLLDLCRTLPKRMVTPEQKGQINLFAGIWLEDEARFDEAIARYRQVAKLGEPASQRTEAQWREGWVLYRTARYQEAISVWQQIVDQKDSDLEPQALYWIARSYGHVDSVKSTEIFALLCQRFPHTYYCQLAREQSDLSVPGQTKQEGSVVAISSTPSAVEVTQAPVQDSQASSRMQIELHPAYRRAVELRTLGLEQDAARELGALTDRYSRDSEVLAALSIMLNEVGAYHHALRLVRSRFREKLERTGGVVADGLWSVAYPTGLIPTIKMSGANGVDPFLVAAIIREESQYDRRAVSRVGAIGLMQVMPATANAVAQQHRLPSLSREDLFDQETNIRIGARYVEQLFTQFSGNVVQVIAAYNAGPIVVGTWAATYRGRSEDEFVELIHYQETRQYVKRVLRSYKEYLRLAGTQKVVS comes from the coding sequence ATGAACTCGGATGAGTGTCGTCAGGCCATCATGATGAAGATTGCTACCAAGTATCGTTCTATCCATGGCTGCGGCCTGGTGGTCGCGCCCATCCTGGTGCTCGCCCTCGGAGGGGGGTTCTCATACGACGGGTATGCGGCACAGGTTGAGCCCTCCGAACAATCGACGGTCACTGGCTGTACGACAGCGGAGGAGTGTTTTGTGGCGGCGGCCTGGCCGAAAGAGCGACTCGGTCAGGCGTTGACGAAAGATCAAGTGGTGGCGCTCAAGCTAGAACGTCTCCGAAAGGTGATGGAAGGATTTCCCGGGACGCAGTGGGCCAAGCGTGCCGGGTTGTTGTCCGGGGTGATCTTGATCGATCGAAGTCCCGCTGCCAGTCTGCCATACCTTCGGGCAGCCCAGCGGGATTTTCTTGTGCTCGATGATTACATTCGATTCTGGATCGGAGAGGCCTTGCTGCGTCTTGGGGAGGCCAAGGAGGCGGCCAGTATGTTTGAGGGGGTGCCACAAGCGGTCCCCGATTCTAATCTTCTCAATCAGGTTGCGCTCCGTGCTGGGGAAGCGTGGTATCAGGCGTCCAGCTGTCCCGAGGCCGTGTCCTGGTTCGCGAAGGCCCTCAATGTCAATGACAAGGATCCTCAGGTCGCTCAGGCTTGGTTACGGTCAGCGTCTTGTTCGCTCCGAGAGAATAAATTGGCGGAAGGACAAGAAACGCTGAAGCAGCTGTGGTTGAAGTTTCCGCACACGAAAGAGGCTAAGGAAGCCGAGACTTTGCTTGGGGGCAATATTGGCGGGGTACCGTGGACCGCGGCGCCCGACACGTATTATGAACGCGCTCAGGCTTTTCTAGGGCAGTCGCTCCACGCGGAGGCCATCGAGGAGTTGAAAAAGTTCCTGGCGCGAGATCCGACCTCCTCTCACCGTGGGGAGGCCAGGCTGAAATTGGGTATCGCCCAAGTTCGTTTAAAGCTGTACGACCAGGCACGTGAGACCTTTCATGCGTTGACGGCTGAGCGAGAGTCTCGCGCGGATGAGGCCACTGTCTGGCTGGCGAGGGTCTATCTCAGGCAGGGATTTGGGGAGAAGCTCTTGGATCTTTGCCGGACACTCCCGAAGCGGATGGTCACTCCAGAGCAGAAAGGGCAGATTAATCTATTCGCCGGGATCTGGCTGGAGGATGAGGCACGGTTCGATGAGGCAATCGCGAGGTATCGGCAGGTGGCCAAGTTGGGAGAACCGGCCTCTCAACGAACTGAAGCACAATGGCGGGAAGGGTGGGTGCTGTACCGAACGGCTCGTTATCAGGAGGCGATCAGCGTGTGGCAGCAGATCGTCGATCAGAAGGACAGCGATCTAGAGCCACAAGCCCTCTATTGGATTGCACGTTCCTACGGTCATGTGGACAGTGTGAAGTCAACGGAGATATTTGCGCTGCTCTGTCAGCGGTTTCCGCACACCTACTACTGCCAGTTGGCGCGCGAACAGAGTGACCTGTCGGTTCCAGGGCAGACGAAGCAGGAAGGCTCAGTCGTCGCGATCTCGTCTACTCCGTCTGCTGTTGAAGTCACGCAGGCGCCGGTCCAGGACAGTCAGGCCAGTAGCCGGATGCAGATTGAGCTCCACCCGGCGTACCGGCGGGCGGTAGAACTCAGAACGCTCGGTCTTGAGCAAGATGCCGCGAGAGAGCTTGGCGCGTTGACGGATCGATATAGCCGCGACTCCGAGGTGTTGGCAGCATTATCCATCATGTTGAATGAGGTCGGTGCCTACCATCATGCCTTGCGTCTGGTGCGGTCTCGATTCCGTGAAAAGTTAGAGCGAACCGGTGGAGTGGTCGCAGATGGATTGTGGAGCGTGGCCTATCCCACGGGATTGATTCCTACGATCAAAATGTCGGGAGCGAACGGGGTTGATCCGTTTCTTGTTGCGGCCATCATTCGGGAAGAGAGTCAATATGATCGGAGAGCCGTCTCTCGCGTCGGAGCGATCGGATTGATGCAGGTCATGCCCGCCACCGCCAATGCCGTGGCTCAACAGCACCGTCTTCCAAGCCTCTCCCGAGAAGATTTGTTTGATCAGGAGACAAATATCCGGATCGGGGCTCGGTATGTCGAGCAACTGTTTACACAGTTTTCTGGCAATGTTGTGCAGGTGATTGCTGCCTATAATGCCGGTCCCATCGTCGTAGGCACTTGGGCGGCGACCTATCGGGGGCGGAGTGAGGATGAATTTGTGGAGCTGATCCATTATCAGGAGACCAGGCAATACGTCAAACGGGTTTTGCGGAGTTATAAAGAATATCTGCGTCTGGCGGGGACTCAAAAAGTCGTTTCTTGA
- a CDS encoding SDR family oxidoreductase, producing the protein MKVLVTGGAGFIGSHVVDRLVEEGHQVVIVDNLATGKRKNVNRAASLYKTDITSWRLERVFRNERPNIVLHIAAQINVPRSIADPVFDAQVNVLGTMNVLQQAVRYGCRKVVFSSSGGAIYGEQETLLATESHAAKPLSPYGISKLCGEHYLSYFQRVSGIPVVSLRYANVYGPRQDPDGEAGVIAIFIQKMLNNEQPIIHGNGRQTRDFVFVDDVAEANLAAMGQDAHGVYNVGTGAETSVNELFRMLAGLTASSVKELHGPAKAGEQIRSVVDPSRIKQELGWEVKVDLAEGLKQTVEFFQGKSR; encoded by the coding sequence ATGAAAGTACTCGTCACGGGCGGTGCAGGGTTTATCGGGTCTCATGTGGTGGACCGACTCGTTGAAGAGGGGCATCAAGTTGTCATCGTGGACAATCTGGCCACTGGCAAGCGGAAGAATGTCAATCGTGCGGCGAGTCTCTACAAGACTGACATTACCAGCTGGCGTCTTGAACGGGTGTTTCGCAATGAACGGCCTAATATTGTCCTCCACATTGCGGCTCAGATCAATGTCCCTCGTTCGATAGCCGATCCGGTGTTCGATGCGCAGGTCAATGTCTTGGGAACCATGAACGTGTTGCAGCAAGCGGTTCGGTATGGATGCCGAAAGGTTGTGTTCTCCTCATCCGGTGGAGCGATCTATGGTGAACAGGAGACACTTCTAGCGACTGAATCTCACGCAGCCAAGCCACTCTCACCCTATGGCATCAGTAAACTGTGCGGCGAACATTACTTGTCCTATTTCCAACGGGTGAGCGGGATTCCAGTCGTCAGCCTCCGGTATGCTAACGTCTATGGGCCGAGGCAGGATCCCGATGGAGAAGCCGGAGTCATTGCCATCTTCATTCAAAAGATGTTGAACAACGAGCAGCCCATCATTCATGGAAACGGCCGTCAAACACGTGATTTCGTATTCGTCGACGACGTGGCCGAAGCAAACTTGGCCGCCATGGGGCAGGATGCACATGGAGTGTATAACGTCGGAACAGGGGCTGAGACATCCGTCAATGAGTTGTTCCGGATGCTTGCCGGGCTGACAGCTTCGAGCGTCAAGGAATTGCATGGCCCGGCCAAAGCTGGCGAGCAGATTCGCAGTGTGGTTGACCCGTCACGGATCAAACAAGAACTTGGGTGGGAGGTCAAGGTGGACCTCGCCGAGGGTCTGAAGCAGACGGTGGAATTTTTTCAAGGGAAAAGCCGCTAG
- a CDS encoding exodeoxyribonuclease VII large subunit: MVRASLETDFAEVWLEGEISNLRAPGSGHLYCTLKDQTSQIRAVIFRSAAVRLRFGLEEGLQVVVKGRLSVYEPRGEYQVILDHLEPKGRGALQLAFEQLKRRLEAEGLFDVDGKQSLPAFPRTVGIVTSPTGAAVQDLITVLHRRCPILSIIIAPVPVQGVGSAEQIAAAIQALNRLGVVDVIIVGRGGGSLEDLWSFNEEIVVRAIAASQVPIVSAVGHETDVTLADFAADVRAATPSAAAELVAPVLTEIVERLGMLTARCQQAMTAQCLEQHQRLDLLLAHMGNIRFRILKEAQRVDGLVAGMRETVRAHLKHAMVNAQTWTHALRSKSPVLHVRQDLLIVPQLRSRVIAAMNHSLKRKTQHTHAYLDRLKGLNPLAILDRGYGILETVPGGQIIHDAGQVFVGEKILARLARGQIRCTVEEVRLDPSV, encoded by the coding sequence ATGGTTCGGGCTTCCCTCGAAACGGACTTTGCCGAGGTCTGGCTTGAAGGGGAAATTTCGAACCTGCGCGCACCAGGGTCCGGGCATCTCTACTGTACCCTCAAGGACCAGACGAGTCAGATTCGGGCGGTGATCTTCCGTTCGGCGGCCGTTCGGTTGCGGTTCGGCCTGGAGGAGGGTCTTCAAGTCGTCGTGAAAGGGCGACTCTCCGTCTACGAGCCTCGTGGAGAGTACCAGGTCATACTTGATCATCTCGAACCCAAGGGGCGAGGCGCTCTCCAGTTGGCGTTTGAGCAGCTCAAGCGTCGCCTTGAAGCCGAGGGGCTCTTCGATGTGGACGGCAAACAATCGCTACCTGCATTCCCTCGGACGGTCGGAATCGTGACCTCGCCGACCGGGGCAGCGGTTCAAGATCTGATCACCGTATTGCACCGTCGCTGTCCTATCTTGAGTATCATCATCGCGCCCGTACCGGTGCAGGGGGTGGGATCGGCTGAACAGATTGCAGCCGCCATTCAGGCATTGAACCGGCTCGGAGTTGTCGACGTCATCATCGTTGGGCGGGGCGGCGGTTCATTGGAAGATCTGTGGAGTTTTAACGAAGAAATTGTCGTGCGAGCCATTGCTGCGTCACAGGTGCCCATTGTATCTGCCGTTGGGCATGAGACAGATGTGACACTGGCAGACTTTGCGGCGGACGTACGGGCTGCAACTCCGTCCGCTGCCGCCGAACTGGTTGCCCCGGTGTTAACGGAGATCGTTGAGCGGCTGGGCATGCTTACCGCCCGCTGTCAGCAAGCCATGACCGCACAATGCCTGGAACAGCATCAGCGACTTGATCTTCTACTTGCCCATATGGGCAACATCAGGTTTAGAATTCTCAAAGAAGCTCAGCGGGTGGATGGCCTAGTGGCAGGCATGCGAGAAACAGTCCGCGCCCATCTCAAACACGCGATGGTGAATGCGCAAACATGGACGCACGCGCTACGATCGAAGAGTCCGGTGCTCCACGTGCGTCAGGATTTGCTGATCGTTCCACAGTTGCGATCGCGTGTGATCGCTGCCATGAACCATAGCCTCAAACGGAAGACCCAGCATACCCATGCGTATCTGGACCGATTGAAGGGGCTGAACCCGCTCGCGATTCTGGATCGGGGATACGGGATTCTCGAGACGGTGCCTGGTGGCCAGATCATTCACGATGCCGGACAGGTGTTTGTTGGGGAGAAGATCTTGGCACGTTTGGCCAGGGGTCAGATCCGATGTACGGTGGAGGAGGTTAGGTTGGATCCGTCAGTTTAA
- a CDS encoding cell division protein ZapA: MRWSCSNVSRILRRWPLTKTIDVEIYGQRYAITGGGDDAYVRRLANFVDDHMKHLAEGMKTTTPSKLAVLTAINLAHQLFESEKKRVQGEADVERRMVTLMESIDEQMPTSLFR; encoded by the coding sequence ATGAGATGGAGTTGCTCGAATGTGTCGAGGATCCTAAGGAGGTGGCCATTGACTAAGACCATTGATGTAGAAATTTATGGTCAGCGGTACGCGATCACGGGAGGCGGCGATGATGCCTATGTCCGGCGGCTGGCCAATTTTGTCGACGATCATATGAAGCATCTGGCGGAAGGAATGAAGACAACGACCCCATCGAAGTTGGCGGTGCTGACGGCGATCAATCTTGCTCATCAGCTGTTTGAGTCCGAGAAGAAGCGAGTCCAAGGAGAGGCTGATGTCGAACGGCGGATGGTGACGTTGATGGAATCGATCGATGAGCAGATGCCGACTTCGCTCTTTCGATAG
- the rny gene encoding ribonuclease Y translates to MTPISTSTVVYIILSLIFGAVAGAGVFDFLRRRMTGAKQAEAEDLAKQVVQNAQREAENVVKEARFEAKDLVFKAKSEFEQEEKAKLAELSTVEKRLIQREGGLDGKVAALEKRETESRKREADFAKREEGLAVKESACAKAEREHRDALERVAGMTADEAKKQLILEMESQAKLEAVGLAKRTIEEARENAEREAREIITSSIQRVVRDYVAESTISVVPIANDAMKGRIIGREGRNIRALEAATGIDLIIDETPEAVIISGFDPLRREIAKVSLERLMHDGRIHPTRIEEIVEKVKVDIDKLMYEEAEKIIFELGLSDFHPELIKVLGRLKYRTSYGQNNLYHAREASYICGIMASELGLDVRLARRGALLHDIGKAVSHEEEGPHAMLGAEIAKKYGESPKIVNAIAAHHEQVEPICPESVLVAAAEALSAARPGARREALESYVKRLEKLESLATGHKGVQKAYAIQAGREIRVIVRQEDITDAESFQLSRELAKKIEQELTYPGQIKVTVIRESRYVEYAK, encoded by the coding sequence GTGACTCCCATTTCTACATCAACTGTCGTGTACATAATCCTTTCGTTGATCTTCGGAGCTGTGGCTGGTGCTGGAGTATTTGATTTCCTGCGACGACGGATGACAGGTGCCAAGCAGGCTGAGGCAGAAGACTTGGCTAAGCAGGTTGTGCAGAACGCACAGCGAGAGGCCGAGAATGTTGTCAAAGAAGCCAGGTTTGAAGCTAAGGATCTGGTCTTCAAGGCAAAGTCCGAATTCGAGCAAGAGGAGAAAGCCAAACTTGCTGAACTCTCGACGGTGGAGAAGCGTCTGATCCAACGAGAGGGAGGACTTGACGGGAAAGTTGCCGCTCTGGAAAAGAGAGAAACTGAGTCACGCAAGCGCGAGGCAGATTTCGCGAAGCGAGAAGAGGGGCTGGCGGTCAAAGAGTCTGCCTGCGCCAAGGCTGAACGCGAACATCGAGACGCGCTGGAACGGGTCGCCGGGATGACGGCCGATGAAGCCAAGAAACAATTGATCCTCGAAATGGAATCGCAAGCGAAACTCGAGGCCGTAGGCCTTGCCAAGCGCACGATCGAAGAGGCTCGTGAGAACGCCGAGCGTGAGGCGCGGGAAATCATCACCAGCTCGATTCAACGTGTCGTTCGTGATTATGTCGCGGAATCCACGATCTCGGTGGTTCCCATTGCCAACGATGCCATGAAAGGTCGAATCATCGGTCGGGAAGGGCGCAATATCCGTGCGCTTGAAGCGGCGACGGGTATTGATCTGATCATCGACGAAACTCCTGAAGCCGTGATTATCTCTGGGTTCGATCCGTTGCGGCGCGAGATTGCCAAAGTGTCGCTGGAGCGCCTGATGCACGACGGGCGTATCCATCCCACGCGCATTGAGGAGATTGTCGAAAAGGTCAAGGTCGACATCGACAAGCTAATGTATGAAGAAGCAGAGAAAATTATTTTCGAACTGGGGCTTTCGGACTTTCATCCTGAGTTGATCAAGGTCTTGGGGCGACTCAAGTATCGCACGAGCTACGGGCAAAATAACCTCTATCATGCCCGTGAGGCCTCGTACATTTGCGGCATCATGGCGTCGGAATTGGGTCTCGATGTCCGACTAGCTCGGCGCGGCGCCTTGCTGCATGATATCGGTAAGGCGGTCAGCCATGAAGAAGAGGGACCGCATGCCATGCTCGGGGCCGAGATCGCCAAGAAATACGGCGAATCTCCAAAGATCGTTAACGCGATCGCCGCGCATCATGAGCAGGTGGAGCCGATTTGCCCGGAGAGTGTGTTGGTGGCGGCGGCCGAGGCGTTGTCGGCGGCGCGTCCAGGTGCGCGGCGGGAAGCGCTGGAGTCGTATGTGAAGCGGTTGGAAAAGCTGGAATCGCTCGCGACTGGGCATAAGGGCGTGCAGAAAGCCTACGCGATCCAAGCCGGACGTGAAATTCGCGTCATTGTGAGGCAAGAGGACATCACCGATGCCGAGTCGTTTCAGCTGTCTCGTGAATTGGCGAAGAAGATCGAGCAAGAGTTGACCTATCCGGGACAGATCAAGGTCACCGTCATTCGAGAAAGCCGCTACGTGGAATACGCCAAATGA
- a CDS encoding leucyl/phenylalanyl-tRNA--protein transferase — protein MFRLRPHDFRFPSVDRASPEGLLAVGGDLRPERLLEAYRHGIFPWYNDDQPILWWSPDPRAVLFPDKLHVSRSLKRSLRSNVFTLTLDTCFREVMAQCAGPRPQYPEGGTWITGDMLDAYTHLHELGYAHSVETWQDDRLIGGLYGVSLGSAFFAESMFTRVDDASKVALVKLVTQLRAWNFRLIDCQQFSPHVSRFGAEELPRSTFITHLHQALTLPDRRGRWTFETV, from the coding sequence ATGTTCCGCTTAAGACCGCACGATTTCCGTTTCCCCTCGGTTGATCGGGCATCGCCAGAAGGGCTACTCGCCGTAGGAGGCGACCTCCGTCCGGAACGGCTGCTCGAAGCCTATCGGCACGGGATCTTCCCTTGGTACAACGACGATCAACCGATTCTCTGGTGGTCGCCGGATCCTCGCGCCGTGTTGTTTCCTGACAAACTCCATGTCTCGCGCAGCCTTAAACGAAGCCTTCGTTCAAACGTGTTTACCCTCACCCTTGACACGTGTTTCCGAGAGGTCATGGCACAATGCGCAGGACCGCGCCCGCAATATCCAGAAGGAGGCACCTGGATCACGGGGGACATGCTGGATGCCTATACCCACTTGCACGAACTCGGTTACGCCCATTCGGTGGAAACATGGCAGGATGATCGCCTGATCGGAGGACTCTATGGTGTCTCGCTTGGTAGCGCCTTCTTTGCCGAATCGATGTTTACGCGAGTCGATGACGCATCCAAGGTGGCGCTTGTGAAGCTCGTCACGCAGCTTCGGGCCTGGAACTTTCGCCTCATCGACTGCCAACAGTTCTCTCCCCATGTTAGTCGGTTCGGCGCGGAAGAGCTTCCACGATCAACCTTCATCACACATCTACACCAGGCACTCACCCTTCCCGACCGGCGGGGACGATGGACATTCGAAACAGTGTGA
- the zapB gene encoding cell division protein ZapB: protein MSLDRLDALETRIRDLVKLVQEFKRKNALLEEELKAARQRLASQDDTNRQWEKERMDIKTRIEKVMNEMELLECVEDPKEVAID, encoded by the coding sequence ATGTCATTGGATCGACTTGATGCATTGGAAACTCGCATTCGTGATCTGGTGAAGCTTGTCCAAGAGTTTAAACGAAAGAATGCGCTCTTAGAGGAAGAGCTCAAGGCGGCTCGCCAGCGGTTGGCTTCGCAGGATGATACGAATCGCCAATGGGAAAAGGAACGGATGGACATCAAGACCAGGATCGAAAAGGTCATGAATGAGATGGAGTTGCTCGAATGTGTCGAGGATCCTAAGGAGGTGGCCATTGACTAA